The following coding sequences are from one Caballeronia sp. Lep1P3 window:
- a CDS encoding cation:proton antiporter, with amino-acid sequence MLTIEAIWFLIVGALMVVMAIGRKIVERLPMTGAMIYLVVGFLLGPAFVGLLRIDIERDVVLLRTLTEAGLVVSLFAIGMYLRVELSNPLWRLTLRLAGPAMLITIAVMFFAGHWGLGLAAGPALLLASALAPTDPVLANELRVEEAGDDEPLRFALSSEGGLNDGAASPMVYIALAICGVGSLGSSNPWTFPLAILWGLTSAVVIGWALGTGIVVLVTWLRTRYDHALGLEGFLALGLVALAYGATLIVDGYAFIAVFVAGVALRRREMKATGEKPPSEALESVERGNRDEAAKDPELAHAYIAEKMMGFSVEIERFIELGLMVVIGSVVSAHWRELLHWSAVWPVLFLFVVARPLGSSLSLLGSSMDRHQRVLSAWLGLRGVGAFYYLLFSWERAGGSTVAAIAPIILSAIVLSVLMHGTTATVLLDRYMRRK; translated from the coding sequence ATGTTGACCATTGAAGCCATTTGGTTTTTGATAGTCGGGGCCTTGATGGTTGTCATGGCTATCGGTCGAAAGATCGTCGAGCGGTTGCCGATGACCGGCGCGATGATCTATCTCGTCGTCGGGTTCTTGCTTGGTCCAGCATTCGTCGGATTGCTGAGAATCGACATCGAGCGCGACGTTGTGCTATTGCGCACGCTCACCGAGGCAGGCCTTGTCGTTTCGCTGTTCGCGATCGGGATGTATCTTCGCGTTGAGCTTTCGAATCCGCTCTGGAGATTGACATTGCGGCTGGCCGGTCCTGCCATGCTCATCACCATCGCCGTTATGTTCTTCGCGGGGCATTGGGGTCTGGGACTTGCCGCAGGGCCTGCCCTGCTGTTGGCATCTGCATTAGCGCCGACCGACCCTGTCCTCGCCAACGAACTGCGCGTTGAAGAGGCCGGCGACGATGAGCCTCTGCGCTTCGCCTTGTCATCCGAGGGCGGGCTTAACGACGGCGCGGCGTCGCCAATGGTCTATATCGCGCTAGCGATTTGCGGCGTCGGAAGCCTCGGCAGCAGCAATCCGTGGACGTTCCCACTTGCGATCCTATGGGGACTGACAAGCGCCGTCGTCATCGGATGGGCGTTGGGCACAGGCATCGTCGTGCTCGTGACTTGGCTGCGCACGCGTTACGACCATGCGCTCGGCTTAGAGGGCTTTCTTGCACTCGGCCTCGTTGCTTTGGCGTACGGGGCGACGCTCATCGTTGACGGCTACGCCTTTATCGCAGTGTTCGTCGCAGGCGTTGCGCTGCGGCGCCGGGAGATGAAGGCGACCGGTGAGAAGCCGCCGAGCGAGGCGCTCGAGTCGGTGGAACGCGGCAATCGAGATGAGGCTGCAAAAGACCCCGAATTGGCTCACGCCTACATTGCGGAAAAGATGATGGGGTTTTCTGTGGAGATCGAGCGATTCATTGAACTTGGGCTGATGGTTGTTATCGGTAGCGTCGTGTCCGCACATTGGCGCGAATTGCTGCACTGGTCCGCGGTCTGGCCGGTTTTGTTCTTGTTCGTCGTCGCCCGTCCGCTGGGCAGCAGTCTTTCGCTGCTCGGCTCATCGATGGACCGCCATCAGCGGGTGTTATCGGCATGGCTCGGGTTGCGCGGTGTCGGCGCCTTTTACTACCTGTTGTTTTCCTGGGAAAGGGCTGGAGGCAGCACCGTCGCTGCAATTGCGCCGATCATCCTTTCAGCTATCGTCCTATCGGTTCTCATGCACGGAACGACGGCCACGGTGCTGCTTGATCGTTATATGCGCCGAAAGTAG
- a CDS encoding Crp/Fnr family transcriptional regulator: MLTLQSDLHGNHLLGALPAHEWSALAPHLELVQLRAEQLLCDSGRRINHVYFPTTAVITLLHTMEDGGSVEVAAIGREGMTGVPVLTGGDTMPTRVQVQAPGFAYRMSASALREHFGRSDFLRRIMLLYMQALLTQVAQTAACNRHHALSKQLCRWLLIQADRTPSDELRVTQQTIADMLGVRREGVTEAAGKLHDAGLIHHSRGCIKLLDRAALESRACECYGIVKREFERMLPKIRQAEAVA, encoded by the coding sequence ATGTTGACCCTTCAGTCCGACCTGCACGGCAATCATTTGTTGGGCGCGCTTCCCGCGCATGAATGGAGCGCCCTGGCGCCCCATCTCGAACTCGTTCAATTGCGCGCCGAGCAGTTGCTGTGCGATTCAGGACGACGCATTAACCACGTCTATTTCCCGACCACCGCCGTTATTACGCTCTTGCACACGATGGAAGATGGCGGTTCCGTCGAAGTCGCGGCCATCGGTCGTGAAGGGATGACGGGCGTGCCTGTGCTGACCGGTGGGGATACGATGCCGACTCGCGTCCAGGTGCAGGCCCCAGGTTTCGCTTACCGGATGAGCGCGAGCGCACTGCGTGAGCACTTCGGCCGCTCCGACTTTCTGCGTCGCATTATGCTTTTGTACATGCAAGCACTGCTGACCCAAGTGGCGCAAACGGCTGCATGCAACCGACACCATGCGCTGAGTAAGCAACTGTGCCGCTGGCTGCTGATTCAGGCAGACCGTACGCCGTCGGATGAACTGAGGGTGACGCAGCAGACCATCGCCGACATGCTGGGCGTGCGCCGGGAAGGCGTCACTGAGGCTGCGGGCAAGCTGCACGACGCAGGACTGATCCATCACAGCCGTGGTTGCATCAAATTGCTCGACCGCGCTGCGCTCGAATCCCGTGCGTGCGAATGCTACGGCATCGTTAAACGCGAGTTTGAGCGGATGCTGCCTAAGATTCGACAAGCCGAGGCCGTTGCATAG
- a CDS encoding transposase, which yields MTQTGPDTALLAVTLVGRDGKRRYDSQSKLRLIEACLQPGVSVAGLALKAGVNANLLRRWIKLHEQRRRAAGAPDIVPRRQTSCRL from the coding sequence ATGACTCAAACAGGTCCAGATACGGCGCTTCTCGCCGTTACCCTAGTCGGGCGCGACGGCAAGCGTCGCTACGACTCCCAATCCAAACTTAGGCTCATCGAGGCCTGCCTGCAACCTGGTGTTTCAGTGGCCGGATTGGCGCTCAAAGCCGGCGTCAACGCGAATCTGCTGCGCCGATGGATCAAGCTGCATGAGCAACGCCGCCGCGCCGCGGGGGCGCCGGATATTGTCCCCCGGCGTCAGACTAGTTGTCGCCTCTGA
- a CDS encoding transposase, translating to MKAKQTYSVEFKEQALSKVLQRGPRTVGAVADELNVNVLTLRKWMRGAAAAKRSSGSEHARRPEDWSLEERLMALQESHGLVDEALNSWCRERGLFAHHLAQWRADFCTVGGTGSRRESATEVRDLKQANFELQRELKRMRSLRDALAMDE from the coding sequence GTGAAGGCGAAACAAACGTATTCTGTTGAATTTAAGGAACAGGCGCTGTCGAAGGTCCTGCAGCGCGGCCCCCGAACGGTTGGAGCAGTGGCCGACGAATTGAACGTGAACGTACTGACGTTAAGGAAGTGGATGAGAGGCGCCGCCGCCGCGAAGCGGAGCTCGGGCTCCGAACACGCAAGACGTCCGGAAGACTGGTCGCTGGAAGAACGGCTGATGGCCTTGCAGGAGAGCCACGGGTTGGTCGACGAAGCGTTGAACAGCTGGTGTCGCGAGCGCGGCCTGTTCGCACATCATCTCGCGCAGTGGCGAGCGGATTTTTGCACGGTCGGTGGAACCGGTAGTCGGCGCGAGAGCGCCACGGAAGTCCGGGATCTGAAGCAGGCCAATTTCGAGCTGCAGCGCGAACTCAAACGTATGCGGTCCTTAAGGGACGCCCTAGCAATGGACGAGTGA
- a CDS encoding transposase, which produces MTEDRDLRSRLVVGAKRDGRREYDPQAREELVQLCMTSGVSIARTAMQYGLNPNLLREWITRYQKTHAARNSADKELRPADRASLDVTPPALRTDATDVPSPFVPVVQGAVTVERAVSARTPSITVALHIRLPNGVEFDIAEATIDELTTVVQMLGRMPCSGSTII; this is translated from the coding sequence ATGACAGAAGATCGAGACTTGCGTAGCCGTCTGGTAGTCGGCGCGAAACGGGATGGTCGCCGGGAATACGATCCGCAAGCCCGCGAGGAACTGGTCCAGTTGTGCATGACGTCCGGCGTTTCGATAGCCCGGACGGCGATGCAATACGGCTTGAACCCGAATCTGTTGCGCGAGTGGATCACGCGCTATCAGAAGACACATGCGGCGCGGAATTCGGCGGATAAGGAACTGAGACCAGCAGACAGGGCATCGCTTGATGTCACGCCGCCTGCCTTGCGGACTGACGCGACCGACGTGCCATCACCATTTGTACCGGTCGTTCAGGGGGCTGTGACGGTTGAACGAGCGGTGTCCGCGCGCACACCATCGATCACGGTTGCCTTGCACATACGTTTGCCTAACGGTGTTGAGTTCGACATCGCAGAGGCGACCATCGACGAGCTGACCACCGTGGTCCAGATGCTCGGGAGGATGCCGTGTTCCGGTTCGACGATAATCTGA
- the tnpB gene encoding IS66 family insertion sequence element accessory protein TnpB (TnpB, as the term is used for proteins encoded by IS66 family insertion elements, is considered an accessory protein, since TnpC, encoded by a neighboring gene, is a DDE family transposase.), which yields MFRFDDNLKVYLHRDPVDFRYGMNSLSILVEQSMRLNPMDTSLYIFGNRRRDRIKILGWDGSGFWLFIKRLESSHFIWPDNKAEIVTMTSNVLHALLDGDDITAIRRHPKQEYRRVS from the coding sequence GTGTTCCGGTTCGACGATAATCTGAAGGTCTACCTGCACCGCGATCCTGTCGACTTCCGCTACGGCATGAACAGTCTGTCGATTCTCGTCGAGCAGTCGATGCGCCTAAATCCGATGGACACGTCGCTTTACATCTTCGGAAACCGACGTCGTGACCGGATAAAGATACTTGGCTGGGACGGCAGTGGTTTCTGGCTTTTTATAAAACGATTGGAGAGCAGCCACTTCATCTGGCCAGACAACAAGGCTGAGATCGTGACGATGACGAGCAACGTGTTGCACGCGTTGCTCGATGGCGATGACATCACCGCGATACGACGGCATCCGAAGCAGGAATATCGCCGCGTGAGCTGA
- a CDS encoding IS66 family transposase: MPINVTITAEELKALLAERDAARALREEQEALRGALRLMTAERDLAEERLRAYRRELFGAKSEARDSDQLGLFNEAEVLGANSAPAQEDTPETTVGAHKRKKRGHRKPLDPNLPREVVRHELPEAERFCTNDGQALVEIGAEISEQLDVIPEQLRVIQHQRVKYACPCCDLGIKVTPAPPRIIARGLLSEAALAWIATGKYQFGVPLYRQAGLLCRFGGDISSNTIAASMVRVGLATQPVINLMRDALLDAELIYCDETTFQVLKEKGRKPQTKSYLWAQMTNSGIPIRCFSYTPGRGAKLADKLFTGIRKGAVLMTDGYEPYNDIAQRYDLVHLGCWAHLRRYFIKAEENVPKAARSPDLLATRFITLIGKLFTAEARSKKWAAERRQRLRRRYSTRILDAIYALALAESPGVVPKSLLGKALTYLREQWPKLIRYVENGTWAISNNPCENAIRPFVVGRRSWLFSDTVAGANASANLYSLIETCKAGGIDPYRYLHWLFQRLPLARTVDDYDALLPWKMPADLR; encoded by the coding sequence ATGCCGATCAATGTCACGATCACCGCCGAGGAATTGAAGGCGTTGCTCGCCGAGCGCGATGCTGCTCGTGCATTGCGAGAAGAACAGGAGGCCTTACGCGGCGCCTTGCGGCTTATGACCGCAGAGCGCGATCTTGCTGAGGAGCGACTCCGAGCCTACCGTCGCGAACTGTTCGGCGCCAAGAGCGAGGCACGAGATTCTGATCAACTTGGCTTGTTCAACGAAGCCGAGGTGCTCGGCGCGAACAGCGCGCCTGCTCAAGAAGACACGCCGGAGACGACGGTTGGCGCGCACAAGCGCAAGAAGCGCGGTCACCGCAAGCCGCTTGATCCCAATCTACCGCGCGAGGTCGTGCGGCACGAACTGCCCGAAGCCGAACGCTTTTGCACGAACGATGGACAAGCGCTCGTCGAGATCGGCGCGGAGATCAGCGAGCAGCTCGATGTGATCCCCGAGCAGCTTCGAGTGATCCAACACCAGCGCGTTAAATATGCGTGTCCGTGCTGCGATCTCGGCATCAAGGTCACTCCAGCGCCGCCGCGCATCATCGCGCGCGGACTGTTGAGCGAAGCGGCGCTCGCATGGATCGCCACCGGCAAATATCAGTTCGGCGTGCCGCTCTATCGCCAGGCCGGTTTGCTGTGTCGCTTCGGCGGAGACATCTCGTCGAACACGATCGCCGCCAGCATGGTTCGCGTTGGCCTCGCGACCCAGCCCGTGATCAACCTCATGCGCGATGCGTTGCTTGATGCCGAACTGATCTACTGTGACGAGACGACGTTCCAGGTACTGAAAGAGAAAGGGCGCAAGCCGCAAACGAAGAGCTACCTCTGGGCGCAGATGACCAATTCAGGCATCCCCATCCGCTGCTTCAGCTATACGCCCGGACGCGGTGCCAAGCTGGCCGACAAGCTGTTCACGGGGATCCGCAAGGGCGCCGTTCTGATGACTGATGGCTACGAGCCCTACAACGACATCGCTCAACGCTACGACCTCGTGCACCTCGGGTGTTGGGCACACCTAAGACGGTACTTCATCAAAGCGGAGGAGAACGTGCCGAAAGCCGCGCGTTCGCCCGATCTGCTCGCGACACGCTTCATCACGCTGATCGGCAAGCTGTTCACTGCGGAGGCCCGCTCTAAGAAATGGGCAGCTGAGCGACGACAGCGACTGCGACGTCGATACAGCACGCGCATACTCGACGCCATCTACGCTTTAGCCCTCGCGGAGTCGCCCGGCGTCGTACCAAAAAGTTTGCTCGGAAAGGCACTGACCTATCTGCGCGAGCAGTGGCCGAAGCTGATCCGCTACGTCGAGAACGGCACTTGGGCCATCTCGAACAACCCTTGCGAGAATGCGATTCGCCCCTTCGTCGTCGGGCGCCGCTCATGGCTTTTTAGCGACACCGTAGCGGGGGCGAACGCAAGTGCAAACCTCTACAGCCTGATCGAAACCTGCAAAGCCGGGGGCATCGATCCCTATCGCTACCTTCACTGGTTGTTCCAACGTCTTCCTCTGGCGAGGACCGTTGACGACTACGACGCGCTGCTTCCTTGGAAGATGCCCGCAGATCTCCGCTGA
- a CDS encoding IS66 family transposase yields the protein MSAPDSTAGLPPEVLAYIRELEASNRDLKARVEQLEELFRLAQLKRFAPSSEKLKDRVFDEAEQVAAVEPVEDDPDGVFALPATSLPAVDAPPHQKRGRKPLPADLPRTRIEYDLPEDQKVCPCCKGAMHRMGEQTCEQLHIELKASVLQHVRFKYACRHCERHAEHTPVVIASMPTQPLPGSNASPAMIATVMTAKYADGTPLYRMEEALTRSNIAVSRGTLAHWIIRPAELHLSRLYEAMRRTLLAQSLLHGDETTVQVLKEDGKTAQSKSYMWVYRSAKDSTEPVVLFEYQPGRGQQYPQAFLGGYAGTLMTDGYSAWRTLEGVTHLGCMAHARRGFDEAYKAHRKPDGRARKALEYFKALYQVETLARGVLPEGRSRAEHTYELRQAHSVPLLEAFKIWLDEQASQVLPESLTGKAISYTRNQWAYLRRYVDDGVSPIDNNLLERDIRPFTTGRKAWLFSDTVAGAKASAIIYSLMLTCRACGVEPYAYLLRVLTELPQRSADADIRDLLPFNFTKRNDESAST from the coding sequence ATGTCAGCCCCCGATTCCACCGCCGGTCTGCCGCCCGAAGTGCTCGCCTACATCCGCGAGCTCGAGGCAAGCAACCGGGACTTGAAGGCACGCGTCGAGCAACTCGAGGAGCTGTTTCGCCTCGCGCAACTCAAGCGCTTCGCGCCGAGCAGCGAGAAGCTCAAGGATCGCGTGTTCGACGAAGCCGAGCAGGTCGCCGCGGTGGAACCTGTCGAAGACGATCCGGACGGTGTCTTCGCGTTGCCCGCCACCAGCCTGCCTGCCGTGGATGCTCCACCCCATCAGAAGCGCGGTCGCAAACCACTGCCCGCCGATCTGCCCCGCACCCGTATCGAATACGACCTGCCCGAAGACCAAAAGGTCTGCCCGTGCTGCAAGGGCGCGATGCACCGGATGGGCGAGCAGACCTGTGAGCAGTTGCATATCGAGCTCAAGGCATCGGTATTGCAACACGTGCGCTTCAAATATGCGTGTCGCCATTGCGAGCGCCACGCCGAACATACGCCGGTTGTGATCGCTTCCATGCCGACGCAGCCGCTGCCAGGAAGCAACGCGAGCCCGGCAATGATCGCTACGGTGATGACGGCCAAATACGCGGACGGCACACCGCTGTATCGCATGGAAGAGGCGCTGACTCGCTCGAACATTGCGGTCAGTCGCGGTACGCTGGCACACTGGATTATCCGTCCCGCCGAGCTGCACCTGTCCCGTCTGTATGAAGCGATGCGCAGAACACTGCTTGCGCAGTCCCTGCTTCATGGCGACGAGACGACAGTGCAGGTGCTCAAGGAAGACGGCAAGACAGCGCAGAGCAAGTCGTACATGTGGGTGTATCGCAGCGCCAAAGACAGTACCGAACCGGTCGTGCTGTTCGAATATCAGCCAGGACGCGGGCAGCAATATCCGCAGGCCTTTCTGGGCGGCTACGCCGGAACGCTGATGACCGACGGGTACAGTGCGTGGCGCACGCTGGAAGGTGTGACCCATCTCGGATGCATGGCTCACGCGCGCCGCGGGTTTGATGAGGCGTACAAGGCTCACAGGAAACCCGACGGCCGCGCACGCAAGGCGCTCGAATACTTCAAGGCGCTTTACCAGGTTGAGACCCTCGCACGCGGCGTACTGCCCGAAGGTCGAAGCCGTGCCGAGCACACGTATGAGTTGCGCCAGGCGCACAGCGTGCCTCTGCTGGAGGCGTTCAAAATCTGGCTCGATGAACAGGCGTCGCAAGTGCTGCCTGAAAGTCTGACCGGCAAGGCTATCAGCTACACACGCAATCAGTGGGCATACCTGCGACGCTATGTCGATGATGGGGTCTCACCCATCGACAACAATCTGCTCGAGCGCGACATCCGCCCATTTACGACCGGAAGAAAGGCATGGCTGTTCAGCGACACAGTCGCTGGCGCGAAGGCCAGTGCGATCATCTACAGCTTGATGCTGACGTGCCGTGCATGCGGAGTCGAGCCGTATGCCTATCTGCTGCGCGTGCTGACCGAGCTGCCGCAGCGCTCAGCGGATGCCGATATCCGGGACCTGCTCCCATTCAACTTCACGAAGCGGAACGACGAATCCGCGTCAACGTGA
- the tnpB gene encoding IS66 family insertion sequence element accessory protein TnpB (TnpB, as the term is used for proteins encoded by IS66 family insertion elements, is considered an accessory protein, since TnpC, encoded by a neighboring gene, is a DDE family transposase.) has product MFRLDARLKVYVHREAVDFRKSINGLAALVEQAGLDPFAPALFAFSNQRHNRIKLLGWDGNGFWLMMKRLEEDRFAWPRRQQAVMELTAEQLHWLLEGIDIDAVRRHPARQYRHTG; this is encoded by the coding sequence ATGTTCAGACTCGACGCTAGACTCAAGGTGTATGTTCATCGCGAAGCCGTCGATTTCAGGAAGTCGATCAACGGACTCGCCGCCCTGGTAGAACAGGCAGGGCTGGACCCGTTTGCGCCAGCGCTATTCGCGTTCAGCAACCAGCGCCACAATCGCATTAAGTTGCTTGGCTGGGACGGCAACGGCTTCTGGCTGATGATGAAGCGTCTCGAAGAAGACCGCTTCGCCTGGCCACGCCGGCAGCAGGCCGTGATGGAATTGACCGCCGAGCAACTGCACTGGTTGCTTGAGGGGATTGATATCGACGCAGTACGTCGTCATCCTGCGCGACAGTATCGACACACGGGTTGA
- a CDS encoding transposase codes for MTQTGPDTALLAVTLVGRDGKRRYDSQSKLRLIEACLQPGVSVAGLALKAGVNANLLRRWIKLHEQRRRAAGAPDIVDDATTLAVPSAFVMVREAGRSGVVERTSISKPDSEPVGTNPALRSQLTVEMPNGVTLRLDCTAGDASLVSAMIESLGRCDVQTRR; via the coding sequence ATGACTCAAACAGGTCCAGATACGGCGCTTCTCGCCGTTACCCTAGTCGGGCGCGACGGCAAGCGTCGCTACGACTCCCAATCCAAACTTAGGCTCATCGAGGCCTGCCTGCAACCTGGTGTTTCAGTGGCCGGATTGGCGCTCAAAGCCGGCGTCAACGCGAATCTGCTGCGCCGATGGATCAAGCTGCATGAGCAACGCCGCCGCGCCGCGGGGGCGCCGGATATTGTCGATGATGCGACGACACTCGCCGTGCCGTCGGCATTTGTGATGGTCCGCGAGGCTGGCCGCAGTGGGGTCGTTGAGCGGACCAGCATCTCAAAGCCCGACTCCGAGCCTGTGGGCACAAATCCGGCCTTGCGCTCGCAACTGACGGTGGAGATGCCCAACGGAGTGACGCTGCGGCTGGACTGCACAGCCGGCGATGCGTCGCTGGTATCGGCCATGATCGAGAGTCTGGGACGCTGCGATGTTCAGACTCGACGCTAG
- a CDS encoding IS3 family transposase (programmed frameshift) — translation MKAKQTYSVEFKEQALSKVLQRGPRTVGAVADELNVNVLTLRKWMRGAAAAKRSSGSEHARRPEDWSLEERLMALQESHGLVDEALNSWCRERGLFAHHLAQWRADFCTVGGTGSRRESATEVRDLKQANFELQRELKRKEKALAEAAALLVLQKKPPCAVRGRGRMTVPEERKALIDLISEATLAGARQARACSILGLSARTVQRWQRGEPDAVDGRSLRHHAPRHKLSADERAELLAIANSPEFGHLPPSQIVPRLADQQRYIASESTFYRVLKAEKQLAHRRSERPAQARSKPRSVCADAPNQLYSWDITYLPTTVRGQYFYLYLFLDVFSRKIVGWQVYAEESSVLASEVLKDLCAREAIQPAQVILHSDNGGPMKGATMLATLQALGVMPSLSRPGVSNDNPYSESLFKTLKYRPAYPLKAFDTLFAARTWVGALVRWYNEEHRHSAIRFVTPAQRHANLDQDILDRRAALYEYARQRNPLRWKGPTRNWQRVDAVHLNPDRIDNQGGTPRRPNQERKAA, via the exons GTGAAGGCGAAACAAACGTATTCTGTTGAATTTAAGGAACAGGCGCTGTCGAAGGTCCTGCAGCGCGGCCCCCGAACGGTTGGAGCAGTGGCCGACGAATTGAACGTGAACGTACTGACGTTAAGGAAGTGGATGAGAGGCGCCGCCGCCGCGAAGCGGAGCTCGGGCTCCGAACACGCAAGACGTCCGGAAGACTGGTCGCTGGAAGAACGGCTGATGGCCTTGCAGGAGAGCCACGGGTTGGTCGACGAAGCGTTGAACAGCTGGTGTCGCGAGCGCGGCCTGTTCGCACATCATCTCGCGCAGTGGCGAGCGGATTTTTGCACGGTCGGTGGAACCGGTAGTCGGCGCGAGAGCGCCACGGAAGTCCGGGATCTGAAGCAGGCCAATTTCGAGCTGCAGCGCGAACTCAAACGCAAGGAGAAGGCGCTGGCTGAAGCTGCGGCGCTGTTGGTGCTGCAAAAAAAGC CACCGTGCGCTGTTCGGGGGCGAGGCCGAATGACGGTCCCTGAAGAGCGCAAGGCATTGATCGACCTGATCAGCGAGGCGACCCTGGCCGGGGCTCGCCAGGCGCGTGCGTGCAGCATTCTAGGGCTCAGTGCTCGAACGGTTCAGCGCTGGCAGCGCGGCGAACCTGACGCGGTGGACGGGCGCTCGTTACGGCATCACGCGCCGCGTCACAAGCTCTCTGCCGACGAACGCGCCGAGCTTCTGGCGATCGCGAACTCGCCCGAATTCGGTCATCTGCCGCCAAGCCAGATCGTGCCTCGACTGGCAGACCAGCAACGCTATATCGCCTCCGAATCGACGTTCTACCGGGTCCTGAAGGCCGAGAAGCAACTCGCACACCGGCGCAGCGAACGGCCGGCACAGGCACGCAGCAAACCCCGTTCGGTTTGCGCCGATGCACCGAACCAATTGTATAGCTGGGACATCACGTATCTGCCGACCACGGTTCGTGGGCAGTACTTCTACTTGTATCTGTTTCTCGACGTGTTCAGTCGCAAAATTGTCGGCTGGCAGGTGTATGCCGAGGAAAGCAGCGTGCTGGCCAGCGAAGTCCTCAAGGACCTCTGCGCGCGCGAAGCGATACAGCCCGCCCAGGTGATTTTGCATTCGGACAACGGCGGCCCGATGAAAGGCGCGACGATGCTTGCCACCCTTCAGGCGCTGGGCGTCATGCCGTCGCTGAGTCGCCCGGGCGTGAGCAACGACAACCCTTACTCCGAGTCGTTGTTCAAGACCCTAAAGTATCGACCTGCTTATCCGCTCAAGGCATTCGATACCCTGTTTGCCGCGCGCACGTGGGTGGGCGCACTGGTGCGCTGGTACAACGAGGAGCATCGTCACAGCGCGATCCGGTTCGTCACGCCGGCGCAGCGTCATGCCAACCTCGATCAGGACATTCTGGATCGACGCGCGGCGCTCTACGAGTACGCCCGGCAACGCAATCCGCTTCGGTGGAAAGGCCCAACGCGCAACTGGCAACGCGTCGATGCTGTGCACCTGAACCCGGATCGAATCGATAACCAGGGCGGTACCCCACGACGCCCTAACCAGGAGAGAAAGGCAGCCTGA
- a CDS encoding IS5 family transposase translates to MTQLHLGLNLSTKRTRKREFLDEMRRVVPWSRLIELIEPHYPKGKAGRPPFPIATMLHIHFLQQWFSLSDPAMEEALYDVPLYREFAGLDGAMTRLPDETTILRFRHLLEAHGIAAQILAVVNEILRDKGLMLKAGSAVDATLVAAPSSTKNGSGTRDPEMQSTQKGRNWYFGMKAHVGVDAESGLVHTVIGTAANVHDINVAHALLHGEETSVYADAAYQGIEKREQAGSARWHVAMRPSKRRKLNLDDPVDAIYDKIERLKAGIRAKVEHPFRILKRQFGYTKTRYRGLAKNTAQITTLFALGNLWMMRNALRHS, encoded by the coding sequence ATGACGCAACTTCATCTCGGTTTGAACCTTTCGACCAAGCGAACGCGTAAGCGGGAGTTTTTGGACGAGATGAGACGAGTGGTGCCATGGTCAAGATTGATCGAGTTGATCGAGCCGCACTATCCAAAGGGCAAAGCCGGACGTCCTCCTTTTCCAATCGCGACGATGTTGCATATTCACTTCCTGCAACAATGGTTTAGTCTGTCGGATCCAGCGATGGAAGAGGCCCTCTACGATGTGCCGCTGTATCGGGAGTTCGCGGGTCTCGACGGCGCGATGACCCGCCTCCCGGATGAAACGACCATCCTGCGGTTTAGGCACCTGCTCGAAGCACATGGGATCGCTGCGCAAATCCTGGCGGTGGTCAATGAGATATTGCGCGACAAGGGATTGATGCTCAAGGCGGGATCGGCCGTCGATGCCACGTTGGTCGCGGCGCCCAGCTCGACCAAGAACGGCTCGGGCACACGCGATCCCGAGATGCAGTCGACTCAGAAAGGCCGCAACTGGTACTTCGGCATGAAAGCCCACGTGGGCGTGGACGCAGAATCAGGCTTGGTTCACACGGTCATCGGCACGGCAGCTAACGTGCACGACATCAATGTGGCACATGCGTTGTTGCACGGGGAGGAGACGAGTGTTTATGCCGACGCCGCATACCAGGGCATCGAAAAGCGTGAGCAAGCGGGTTCGGCCCGATGGCACGTTGCAATGCGGCCCAGCAAGCGCAGGAAACTGAATCTAGACGACCCTGTCGACGCGATATACGACAAGATTGAAAGGCTGAAGGCTGGTATTCGGGCGAAGGTTGAGCATCCTTTCCGAATACTCAAACGACAATTTGGCTACACGAAGACGCGATACCGGGGGCTGGCGAAGAATACCGCTCAAATCACTACGTTGTTTGCGTTGGGCAATCTATGGATGATGCGCAACGCGCTACGCCACTCGTAG